In a single window of the Micrococcaceae bacterium Sec5.7 genome:
- a CDS encoding M4 family metallopeptidase — protein sequence MYCSIIPPYILRRLAAQDAPRFSAVARAARETLLHVRTVQAARALPAPAQTPGMRQVQPGPPNRTLYDAQSAEKLPGRLVRKEGEAATGDPSTDEAYDGLGHTHRLYAEVFGRNSIDGSGLSLDATVHFGKLYDNAFWDGKQMVFGDGDGEIFERFTRSLSVIGHELAHGVTQYSAGLAYRNQAGAINESLSDVFGALVEQFLNKQSTADASWMIGEGLFTGQVQGSALRSMKAPGTAYNDDVLGKDPQPDSMDSYVRTSADNGGVHINSGIPNRAFCLVAQAVGGNAWEAPGQIWYETLTGGTLPATATFRVFAKATAATAAELFGADSTEHDAVRMAWETVKVKL from the coding sequence ATGTACTGCTCAATAATTCCGCCCTACATCCTGCGCCGGCTGGCGGCCCAGGACGCACCGCGGTTCTCCGCCGTGGCCCGGGCAGCCAGGGAAACGCTGCTGCATGTCAGGACAGTCCAGGCTGCCCGTGCGCTGCCGGCACCGGCGCAGACACCAGGCATGAGGCAGGTGCAGCCGGGTCCGCCGAACAGGACACTCTACGACGCCCAGTCCGCCGAAAAGCTGCCCGGGCGGCTGGTCCGCAAGGAAGGCGAAGCAGCCACCGGCGACCCTTCAACGGACGAAGCCTACGACGGACTGGGCCACACCCACCGCCTGTACGCGGAAGTCTTCGGCCGGAATTCCATTGACGGTTCAGGCCTCTCCCTCGACGCCACGGTCCACTTCGGAAAGCTGTACGACAACGCTTTCTGGGATGGCAAACAGATGGTCTTCGGCGATGGTGACGGCGAGATCTTCGAACGGTTCACACGTTCACTGAGCGTCATCGGCCATGAGCTCGCCCACGGAGTCACCCAGTACTCCGCCGGGCTCGCCTACCGGAACCAAGCGGGCGCCATTAATGAGTCCCTGTCTGACGTCTTTGGAGCCCTCGTGGAGCAGTTCCTCAACAAGCAGTCCACTGCCGACGCAAGCTGGATGATCGGGGAAGGCCTGTTTACCGGGCAGGTTCAGGGCTCGGCACTGCGCTCCATGAAAGCGCCGGGAACGGCCTATAACGACGATGTCCTTGGCAAGGATCCACAGCCCGACTCCATGGATTCCTATGTCCGGACCAGTGCCGACAACGGCGGCGTGCACATCAACTCGGGGATCCCCAACCGTGCCTTTTGCCTCGTGGCACAGGCCGTGGGCGGCAACGCCTGGGAAGCCCCGGGGCAGATCTGGTATGAGACGCTCACCGGCGGTACGCTTCCAGCCACCGCCACTTTCAGGGTTTTCGCGAAGGCCACTGCCGCCACTGCAGCGGAACTGTTCGGTGCGGATTCCACGGAACATGACGCCGTGCGGATGGCATGGGAAACTGTGAAGGTAAAGCTGTAA
- a CDS encoding protealysin inhibitor emfourin, whose protein sequence is MKITVQRSGGIAALTRVWTVQAVTSSEKSHWQPIVEACPWDSVPKTRKAAGTAPDGQPDRFMYSIRAGQRRATLPEQSVTGPWRVLVENTRAAAEEPPRAAG, encoded by the coding sequence ATGAAAATCACTGTCCAGCGCAGCGGCGGGATTGCTGCACTGACCCGGGTATGGACAGTCCAGGCTGTGACGAGCAGTGAGAAGAGTCACTGGCAGCCCATCGTTGAGGCATGCCCCTGGGATTCCGTTCCGAAAACCCGGAAAGCCGCAGGCACCGCACCCGACGGCCAGCCAGACCGTTTCATGTACTCCATCCGCGCCGGACAGCGCCGGGCCACCCTTCCGGAGCAATCAGTGACCGGCCCGTGGCGGGTACTGGTAGAGAACACCAGAGCCGCGGCGGAGGAACCGCCCCGCGCTGCCGGCTAA
- a CDS encoding helix-turn-helix domain-containing protein → MLKSVAIIVVPNFSIFEFGTAFEVFGIDRSGRGSSVPAFDFRVCAPEPGDIRLKSGLSIHVSLGLEAATDADLVIMAPYGRDEEVPDSVLDALRAADARGAWVMSICSGAFALARAGLLDGRRCTTHWQYSHDLASKFPLVHVDENVLYVQDGNIISSAGTAAGIDACLHLVRVELGANVASAIARDMVVPPHRDGGQAQFIDRPMPRCGSAPMEELLRWMVKNLDRDHTVDQLADRLHMSPRTFARRFRSETGATPAAWLNSQRVLRAQELLEATDLNIDEIAREAGFGHSVLLRHHFAKVLDTSPQSYRRAFRGQLAPSV, encoded by the coding sequence ATGTTGAAATCAGTGGCAATCATCGTTGTTCCCAATTTCTCGATCTTCGAGTTCGGTACTGCTTTCGAGGTGTTTGGCATCGACCGGTCCGGGCGCGGCAGCAGTGTTCCCGCCTTCGACTTCCGTGTTTGCGCCCCGGAACCGGGGGATATCAGGCTTAAGTCCGGCCTGTCCATCCACGTCAGCCTGGGGCTCGAGGCGGCCACCGACGCCGACCTCGTGATCATGGCGCCCTATGGCCGGGATGAAGAGGTCCCTGATTCGGTGCTTGATGCATTGAGAGCGGCGGATGCGCGGGGCGCGTGGGTCATGTCCATCTGCTCCGGAGCGTTTGCACTGGCACGGGCAGGTCTCCTGGACGGCCGGCGCTGCACCACACACTGGCAATACTCCCATGACCTGGCCAGCAAATTTCCCCTGGTGCACGTTGATGAAAACGTGCTCTACGTCCAGGACGGGAACATCATCTCCAGCGCGGGCACCGCTGCGGGCATCGACGCCTGCCTGCACCTCGTGAGGGTTGAGCTGGGAGCGAACGTCGCTTCGGCGATCGCCCGTGACATGGTGGTGCCGCCCCACCGCGATGGCGGCCAGGCCCAGTTCATCGACCGCCCCATGCCGCGCTGCGGCTCCGCACCCATGGAAGAGCTGCTCCGCTGGATGGTGAAGAATCTGGACCGGGACCATACCGTGGACCAGTTGGCGGACAGGCTGCACATGTCGCCGAGAACCTTCGCCCGCCGGTTCCGTTCCGAAACGGGTGCAACTCCGGCAGCATGGCTGAACTCACAACGGGTGCTGCGCGCCCAGGAACTCCTGGAAGCCACCGATCTCAACATCGATGAGATCGCCAGGGAAGCCGGATTCGGACACTCCGTGCTTCTTCGCCATCACTTTGCCAAGGTGCTGGACACCAGCCCGCAGTCGTATCGCCGGGCTTTCCGTGGACAGCTGGCGCCTTCGGTTTAG
- a CDS encoding YafY family protein has product MIQTSARLLQLLSLLQVRREWTGPALAERMQVTERTIRRDIDKLRHLGYPIQASPGIAGGYQLGAGAQLPPLLLDDNEALAVALGLSSVAAGPVAGIGEASVRALAKLEQVLPSRLRPKFAMLRASVTTLPTHAAPVDPLKLTAASAAIADRRQLSFDYTTADGTAGRRLVEPYRLVAAGQRWYLVAWDVNRGDWRTFRADRIASLPSERKKYLPRPLPAKDLAAYVQRSITRSPYRYDVVVRLHAPLREVAAFVGPQMATLSADGENTTILRAGWDRLETPAAHLASLDMDFEILAPEEFRGYARELAERLVLAANGGRRAPGTMEDPAQV; this is encoded by the coding sequence ATGATCCAGACCTCGGCCCGCCTCCTCCAGCTCCTGTCCCTGTTGCAGGTCCGCCGCGAGTGGACTGGTCCGGCTCTGGCCGAACGCATGCAGGTGACTGAGCGGACCATCCGCCGGGACATCGACAAACTGCGTCATCTCGGATATCCCATCCAGGCATCCCCCGGCATTGCCGGCGGATACCAGCTGGGCGCCGGCGCCCAGCTGCCACCGCTGCTGCTGGATGACAATGAGGCCTTGGCAGTTGCCCTCGGGCTGAGTTCCGTGGCTGCCGGACCGGTGGCCGGCATCGGCGAAGCCTCGGTGCGCGCACTGGCGAAACTGGAACAGGTGCTCCCCTCCCGGCTGCGCCCGAAATTTGCCATGCTAAGGGCTTCCGTGACCACTCTTCCCACCCACGCGGCACCGGTGGATCCACTGAAGTTGACGGCCGCTTCGGCGGCCATCGCGGACCGCCGGCAGCTCAGTTTTGACTACACCACGGCCGACGGTACGGCGGGGCGGCGCCTCGTGGAGCCGTACCGGCTCGTGGCCGCAGGGCAGCGCTGGTACCTCGTCGCCTGGGACGTGAACCGCGGGGACTGGCGGACTTTCCGCGCGGACAGAATCGCGTCGCTGCCGTCGGAACGGAAGAAATACCTCCCGCGTCCCCTCCCCGCGAAGGATCTCGCAGCCTACGTCCAGCGCTCAATTACGCGGTCACCTTACCGGTACGACGTCGTCGTCCGCCTCCATGCCCCGCTCCGCGAGGTGGCGGCCTTTGTCGGCCCGCAGATGGCAACGCTCAGCGCCGATGGGGAGAACACCACCATCCTGCGCGCCGGCTGGGACCGTCTGGAAACCCCTGCTGCCCATCTGGCGTCACTGGACATGGACTTTGAGATCCTTGCCCCCGAGGAATTCCGCGGCTACGCCCGTGAACTCGCGGAACGGCTGGTGCTGGCAGCCAACGGCGGCAGACGGGCACCTGGGACCATGGAAGACCCGGCTCAGGTTTGA
- the catC gene encoding muconolactone Delta-isomerase has product MLFAVRMDVSIPQDMDAQAKAELLAREKAYSQELQHNGEWQNIWRCVGEYANISIFDVAGNERLHEILWGLPLFPYMKMDITPLALHPSDIALG; this is encoded by the coding sequence GTGCTTTTTGCAGTCCGTATGGACGTCAGCATTCCGCAGGACATGGATGCGCAGGCCAAAGCCGAGCTACTGGCCAGGGAGAAGGCCTATTCGCAGGAGCTCCAGCACAACGGCGAATGGCAGAACATCTGGCGCTGCGTCGGCGAATACGCCAACATCAGCATCTTCGATGTGGCCGGCAACGAGCGCCTGCACGAGATCCTCTGGGGGCTGCCGTTGTTCCCGTACATGAAAATGGACATCACGCCGCTGGCACTCCACCCCTCGGACATCGCGCTGGGCTGA
- the catA gene encoding catechol 1,2-dioxygenase, with protein MTTELSEFDAKAAESGGLATERFRDSGKTAALEVPKERVSLLANEVLGAVYETIRQHKVTYDEFNALKAWLIGVGEDGEWPLFMDVWVEHVVEEVSTEDREGNKGTIEGPYYVPAAPELETPATLPKREDEGGTPLLFQGQVRGVDGASLGGAHVEIWHADDNGFYSQYAPGLPEWNLRGTVVADAEGNFALNTVQPAPYQIPTDGACGKLIAAAGWHAWRPAHLHLKVSAPGYQLLTAQLYFEGDQHLSDDIASAVKPELVLSPTTRADAAGNEVTYDFVLDAAKS; from the coding sequence ATGACAACTGAGCTGAGCGAATTTGACGCCAAGGCGGCCGAATCGGGCGGCCTCGCCACTGAACGCTTCCGCGACAGCGGCAAGACGGCGGCACTTGAGGTCCCCAAAGAACGTGTGTCGCTCCTGGCGAACGAAGTACTTGGCGCCGTCTACGAGACCATCCGACAGCACAAAGTCACTTATGACGAGTTCAATGCCCTGAAGGCATGGCTCATCGGAGTCGGCGAAGACGGCGAATGGCCGCTGTTCATGGATGTCTGGGTGGAGCACGTTGTCGAAGAGGTCTCCACGGAGGACCGGGAAGGCAACAAGGGCACCATCGAGGGCCCGTACTACGTGCCGGCCGCACCTGAGCTGGAAACCCCGGCCACCCTGCCGAAGCGAGAAGATGAAGGCGGCACTCCGTTGCTGTTCCAAGGCCAGGTCCGCGGCGTTGACGGTGCCTCGCTCGGAGGCGCCCACGTGGAGATCTGGCACGCTGATGACAACGGCTTCTACTCGCAGTACGCCCCGGGTCTGCCCGAATGGAACCTGCGGGGAACAGTGGTTGCCGACGCAGAGGGCAACTTCGCGCTGAATACGGTGCAGCCCGCCCCATACCAGATTCCTACCGACGGTGCCTGCGGCAAGCTGATAGCGGCAGCCGGATGGCATGCTTGGCGCCCGGCGCACCTGCACCTGAAGGTTTCGGCTCCCGGCTACCAGCTGCTGACCGCCCAGCTGTACTTCGAAGGGGACCAGCACCTCTCCGATGACATCGCCTCGGCTGTCAAGCCGGAGCTTGTGCTGAGCCCGACCACCCGCGCGGATGCTGCCGGCAACGAGGTCACTTACGACTTCGTGCTGGACGCCGCCAAGTCCTGA
- a CDS encoding enolase C-terminal domain-like protein has product MKITAIEAIPFAIPYTKPLRFASGEVHTALHVLVRVHSDDDVVGVAEAPARPFTYGETQESIVAAVMTLFAPRLVGMSIMDREAMHAVMDRTVGNPTAKSAIDMAVWDVIGKTLGQPVTALLGGFADSMRVSHMLGFAEPARMVAEAERMRASYGITTFKVKVGRRPFRLDVDVCRALREELGDGIELYIDGNRGWTASESLRALKAMADLDLTLAEELCPADDVLGRKWLVERCPIPFVADESATNPGQVTRELLNGAATAISIKTARTGFSHSQRVLYQCDGLGAEVVMGNQIDGQVGTLCTVTFGAAFKSTTQRAGELSNFLDMSDDLLTEPLEIVDGSLSVRQAPGIGIEIDPDKLARYRLDQND; this is encoded by the coding sequence GTGAAAATCACCGCTATCGAGGCGATCCCTTTCGCCATCCCCTACACGAAGCCCCTGCGCTTCGCCAGCGGTGAAGTCCACACAGCCCTGCACGTCCTGGTCCGGGTCCATAGCGACGACGACGTGGTCGGCGTCGCCGAAGCCCCCGCCCGGCCCTTTACCTACGGTGAGACACAGGAATCCATTGTGGCGGCGGTCATGACCCTTTTCGCCCCCCGGCTTGTGGGCATGTCCATCATGGACCGCGAGGCCATGCACGCCGTCATGGACAGGACAGTGGGTAACCCCACGGCCAAGTCCGCTATCGACATGGCCGTTTGGGACGTCATCGGCAAGACCCTGGGGCAACCGGTAACAGCACTTCTCGGCGGGTTCGCCGACAGCATGCGGGTGAGCCACATGCTCGGCTTCGCCGAGCCTGCCAGGATGGTTGCCGAAGCCGAGCGCATGCGCGCCAGCTACGGGATCACGACCTTCAAAGTCAAGGTCGGACGGAGACCCTTCAGGCTCGACGTCGACGTCTGCCGCGCCCTGCGCGAGGAGCTCGGTGACGGGATCGAGCTGTACATTGACGGAAACCGTGGCTGGACGGCGTCGGAATCGCTCCGGGCTCTAAAAGCCATGGCGGACCTTGACCTGACCCTGGCCGAGGAGCTCTGCCCCGCGGACGACGTCCTGGGCCGCAAATGGCTCGTTGAGCGCTGCCCCATCCCGTTTGTGGCGGACGAAAGCGCAACGAATCCGGGCCAGGTGACCCGCGAGCTGCTCAACGGTGCGGCCACTGCCATCAGCATCAAGACCGCCCGCACCGGGTTTTCGCACTCCCAGCGGGTGCTGTACCAGTGCGACGGACTGGGAGCAGAGGTTGTCATGGGCAACCAGATCGATGGGCAGGTGGGCACCCTCTGCACCGTCACTTTCGGCGCCGCGTTCAAGTCCACCACCCAGCGGGCGGGGGAACTTTCCAACTTCCTGGACATGAGCGACGACCTCCTCACCGAGCCGCTGGAGATCGTGGACGGCTCCTTGTCGGTGCGCCAGGCGCCAGGAATCGGAATCGAAATCGATCCGGACAAGCTGGCAAGGTACCGCCTCGACCAGAACGACTGA
- a CDS encoding LysR family transcriptional regulator: protein MTKERGVRTVELRHLRYFVVVADTCHFGQAAERLQMAQPPLSQQIRQLEAELGVELLARTTRSVRLTAAGEAFLADARRILAAVDDAARRARRFAEGKAGTLRIGLTGTASYTQLPVLARLVKQHLPGVALDIHTEMLTPAIETALDTGELDIGVLRPPVREDSLELRPIAREQFVVALPDGHRLTAQASVTVGELRGEDFIMYPAASRSVVNDAVIRACNAADFHPHVAHESTKTSTQLSLVAAGLGVAVLPGSVRGIALDGVQYRTVDGSDSVELALAWRRNDVSPLVDAFLAALEDNEIFIDQTYPGRLP from the coding sequence ATGACAAAGGAGAGGGGCGTCAGGACTGTGGAACTGCGTCACTTGCGCTACTTCGTGGTGGTGGCCGACACCTGCCACTTCGGCCAGGCAGCGGAACGCCTCCAGATGGCTCAGCCACCGCTCTCCCAGCAGATACGGCAGCTGGAGGCGGAGCTGGGCGTGGAACTGCTCGCAAGGACGACGCGCAGCGTCAGGCTCACCGCCGCCGGTGAGGCTTTTCTGGCGGATGCCCGGCGTATTCTCGCGGCCGTTGATGATGCGGCCCGGCGGGCCCGCCGCTTTGCCGAAGGGAAAGCCGGCACTCTGCGCATCGGGCTGACTGGCACGGCGTCCTACACCCAGCTTCCGGTTCTGGCCCGGTTGGTCAAACAGCATCTACCGGGCGTCGCTCTGGACATCCACACGGAAATGCTCACTCCAGCGATCGAAACGGCATTGGATACAGGGGAACTCGACATCGGGGTCCTGCGTCCGCCGGTCCGGGAGGACTCGCTGGAATTGCGTCCGATTGCCCGTGAGCAGTTTGTGGTTGCACTGCCGGACGGCCATCGGCTCACGGCGCAGGCATCGGTGACGGTCGGCGAGCTGCGGGGCGAGGACTTCATCATGTACCCGGCAGCTTCCCGGTCGGTGGTCAATGACGCCGTCATCCGTGCATGCAACGCAGCTGATTTTCATCCGCACGTGGCGCACGAATCAACCAAGACCTCAACCCAGCTCTCCCTCGTCGCGGCCGGGCTGGGAGTAGCGGTTTTGCCAGGATCCGTCCGGGGGATTGCGCTTGACGGCGTCCAGTACCGGACGGTGGATGGATCCGATTCAGTGGAACTCGCCCTCGCCTGGCGACGCAACGATGTGTCACCCCTGGTTGACGCATTCCTCGCGGCACTTGAGGACAACGAAATCTTTATCGACCAGACCTATCCCGGAAGGCTCCCGTGA
- the benA gene encoding benzoate 1,2-dioxygenase large subunit, which translates to MTETLAGIRAHLDQALVEHPENGVYRAKRSIFTDEDLFELEMKHIFEGNWVYLAHDSQIPNVGDYFTTYIGRQPIIISRDKQGGLNAIINACSHRGAMLCRRKTDNRTTFTCPFHGWTFNNTGKLLKVKDPRDAGYPEQFNKEGSHDLTKVARFESYRGFLFGSINPDVKPLEEHLGESTKIIDMIVDQSPDGLEVLRGASTYTYDGNWKLQAENGADGYHVSATHWNYAATTARRTTGESANETKNMDAGGWARQKGGYYSFDHGHLLLWTEWLDPSNRPLFDRRDELVEKFGVEKADWMINISRNLCLYPNVYLMDQFGSQIRHFRPIAVDKTEVTIYCIAPKGESDEARANRIRQYEDFFNASGMATPDDLEEFRSCQKTYLATAAPWNDLGRGVTHQIEGANENASVIGLKPISSGARTEDEGLYPIQHGYWVETMRKAADAEEAAQN; encoded by the coding sequence ATGACTGAGACCCTGGCGGGCATCCGAGCCCACCTCGACCAGGCCCTGGTGGAGCACCCGGAGAATGGCGTATACCGCGCCAAGCGAAGCATCTTCACGGACGAAGACCTCTTCGAACTGGAGATGAAGCACATTTTCGAAGGCAACTGGGTTTACCTGGCGCACGACAGCCAGATTCCGAACGTGGGCGACTACTTCACAACGTACATCGGACGCCAGCCGATCATCATTTCGCGCGACAAGCAGGGCGGACTGAATGCAATCATCAACGCCTGCAGCCACCGCGGCGCCATGCTGTGCCGGCGCAAGACGGACAACCGCACCACGTTCACCTGCCCCTTCCACGGCTGGACCTTCAACAACACGGGCAAACTCCTGAAGGTCAAGGATCCCCGGGACGCCGGATACCCGGAGCAGTTTAATAAGGAAGGCTCACACGACCTCACGAAGGTGGCCCGGTTCGAGAGCTACCGCGGTTTCCTCTTCGGCAGCATCAACCCGGACGTGAAGCCGCTCGAGGAGCATCTGGGCGAATCCACCAAGATCATCGACATGATCGTGGACCAGTCCCCGGACGGCCTGGAAGTCCTGCGTGGCGCCTCCACCTACACCTACGACGGCAACTGGAAGCTGCAGGCAGAAAACGGCGCCGACGGTTACCACGTCTCGGCCACGCACTGGAACTACGCTGCCACCACCGCACGCCGGACCACCGGCGAATCAGCCAACGAAACCAAAAACATGGACGCCGGCGGCTGGGCCAGGCAGAAAGGCGGCTACTACTCCTTCGACCACGGCCACCTGCTGCTCTGGACCGAGTGGCTCGATCCCAGCAACCGCCCGCTTTTCGACCGCCGCGACGAACTGGTGGAGAAGTTCGGTGTGGAAAAGGCCGACTGGATGATCAACATCTCCCGCAACCTCTGCCTCTACCCCAACGTCTACCTGATGGATCAATTCGGCTCCCAGATCCGGCATTTCCGCCCCATCGCTGTCGACAAGACCGAGGTGACCATCTACTGCATCGCCCCCAAGGGCGAAAGCGATGAGGCACGTGCCAACCGCATCCGCCAGTATGAGGACTTCTTCAACGCCTCCGGGATGGCCACGCCTGATGATCTGGAGGAGTTCCGCTCCTGCCAGAAAACCTACCTCGCCACCGCTGCTCCGTGGAACGACCTCGGCCGCGGCGTGACACACCAGATCGAAGGCGCGAATGAAAACGCCAGCGTCATTGGCCTCAAGCCGATTTCCAGCGGCGCCCGGACCGAGGACGAAGGCCTCTACCCGATCCAGCATGGTTACTGGGTGGAGACCATGCGCAAGGCTGCAGACGCCGAAGAAGCCGCTCAGAACTAG
- the benB gene encoding benzoate 1,2-dioxygenase small subunit, translating into MTLTTEISQLAVADSPASLEDIRSFLYREARFLDDREFDRWLDCYHPEAEFWMPAWADDDQLTSDPQREISLIYYSNRGGLEDRVFRIKTDRSSATSLPEPRTGHNISNVEIVEVRGQQVDVRFNWYTLYYRYQNIDPYFGTSFYTIDFSGTQPVITKKKVVLKNDYIHHIVDIYHI; encoded by the coding sequence ATGACACTTACAACTGAAATCAGCCAGCTTGCCGTCGCTGACAGCCCGGCCAGCCTGGAGGACATCCGCTCCTTCCTCTACCGCGAGGCGCGCTTCCTGGACGACCGCGAATTTGACCGCTGGCTGGACTGCTACCACCCCGAGGCCGAGTTCTGGATGCCGGCCTGGGCCGACGACGACCAGCTCACCAGCGATCCGCAGCGCGAGATCTCGCTGATCTACTACTCCAACCGTGGCGGCCTTGAAGACCGCGTCTTCCGCATCAAGACAGACCGCTCAAGCGCCACGAGCCTGCCTGAGCCGCGCACCGGCCACAACATCAGCAACGTGGAGATCGTGGAGGTCCGCGGCCAGCAGGTCGACGTGCGCTTCAACTGGTACACGCTGTACTACCGCTATCAGAACATCGATCCGTATTTCGGAACGTCTTTCTACACCATCGACTTCTCCGGCACCCAGCCCGTGATCACGAAGAAGAAGGTGGTCCTCAAGAACGACTACATCCACCACATCGTGGACATTTACCACATCTAA
- the benC gene encoding benzoate 1,2-dioxygenase electron transfer component BenC: MNYQIALSFEDGVTRFVTANPNETVADAAYKSRINIPFDCRDGACGTCKAFCESGKFDGGDYIDEALTEDEAEKGFCLPCQMVPETDLVLQIAGTSEMAKVGATTFEATVNELTWFADNTAAITLTLENRDDLRFLPGQYMNFAVPGTEFARSYSFSSGPSADQLRFLIRTAPDGAMTTYLKERAVVGDSIPLTGPMGSFFLRDIKRPVLMLAGGTGIAPLLSMLEKIAMGLEEAPAHPVHLAYGVTFDKDLVELDKLQRYADIIESFTFDYCVADPASQAEKKGYVTQHITAGQINDGDVDVYLCGPPAMVDAVRKYWDTQGITPANFYYERFAVGATAKQALAGASA; the protein is encoded by the coding sequence ATGAACTACCAGATTGCCCTCAGCTTTGAGGACGGTGTGACCCGTTTTGTCACCGCAAACCCGAACGAAACTGTTGCGGACGCCGCGTACAAATCACGAATCAACATCCCCTTTGACTGCCGCGACGGCGCCTGCGGCACGTGCAAGGCCTTCTGCGAGTCGGGCAAGTTCGACGGCGGTGACTACATCGATGAGGCCCTCACCGAAGATGAAGCAGAGAAAGGCTTCTGCCTGCCCTGCCAGATGGTTCCGGAAACCGACCTTGTCCTGCAGATCGCCGGTACCTCAGAGATGGCCAAGGTGGGAGCCACAACCTTCGAGGCGACAGTCAACGAGCTGACCTGGTTCGCTGACAATACGGCTGCCATCACCCTGACGCTGGAAAACCGGGACGACCTCAGGTTCCTCCCGGGCCAGTACATGAACTTCGCCGTGCCCGGCACGGAGTTCGCCCGGTCTTATTCCTTCAGCAGCGGCCCTTCCGCCGACCAGCTTCGCTTCCTGATCCGCACCGCACCGGACGGCGCCATGACCACGTACCTCAAGGAACGTGCCGTTGTGGGAGACAGCATCCCCCTGACAGGACCGATGGGCAGCTTCTTCCTGCGCGACATCAAGCGTCCGGTGCTGATGCTGGCGGGCGGTACTGGCATCGCACCGCTGCTGTCCATGCTGGAGAAAATCGCGATGGGTCTGGAAGAAGCACCGGCACACCCGGTGCACCTGGCCTACGGCGTCACCTTTGATAAGGATCTGGTGGAGCTCGACAAGCTGCAGCGCTACGCCGACATCATCGAATCCTTCACCTTCGACTACTGCGTGGCGGACCCCGCCAGCCAAGCGGAGAAGAAGGGTTACGTGACCCAGCACATCACCGCCGGACAGATCAACGACGGCGACGTCGACGTCTACTTGTGCGGCCCGCCCGCCATGGTGGACGCCGTCCGCAAGTACTGGGACACCCAGGGCATCACGCCGGCCAACTTCTACTATGAGCGTTTCGCTGTGGGAGCCACAGCGAAACAGGCACTCGCCGGAGCCAGCGCTTGA
- a CDS encoding 1,6-dihydroxycyclohexa-2,4-diene-1-carboxylate dehydrogenase: MSTGKARVLSPGRFAGKVVVVTGAAQGIGNAVASRVAAEGAEAILVDRAEIVREAAAELVAEGAAAFGITADLEDYSGASAAIEEALARHGRIDVLINNVGGTIWAKPFEEYEPEQISKEIQRSLFPTLWTCRAVLPHMIAQQSGVIVNVASVATRGVNRVPYAAAKGGVKAITAALALEAAPHGIRIVATAPGGTEAPPRRVARGPQPEGEAEKAWYQQIVDQTIDSSLMKRYGTLEEQAGPIAFLASDEASYITGSVLAVAGGDLG, from the coding sequence TTGAGCACGGGCAAGGCCCGGGTTCTCAGCCCGGGCCGCTTCGCCGGCAAAGTGGTGGTGGTCACCGGAGCTGCCCAGGGCATCGGTAATGCGGTTGCCTCCCGGGTCGCAGCCGAGGGCGCCGAGGCCATCCTGGTGGACCGCGCCGAGATTGTCCGGGAAGCCGCTGCGGAACTCGTGGCGGAAGGCGCTGCCGCGTTCGGCATCACCGCCGACCTCGAGGACTATTCCGGCGCCAGCGCCGCCATCGAAGAAGCGCTGGCCCGCCATGGCCGGATTGATGTCCTGATCAACAACGTGGGCGGCACCATCTGGGCCAAGCCCTTTGAAGAGTACGAGCCGGAACAGATCAGCAAGGAAATCCAACGGTCCCTGTTCCCGACTCTCTGGACGTGCCGGGCAGTACTTCCGCACATGATCGCGCAGCAAAGCGGTGTAATCGTCAACGTCGCATCAGTTGCCACCCGTGGCGTCAACCGTGTCCCATATGCTGCAGCCAAAGGCGGAGTAAAGGCCATCACGGCGGCCCTCGCACTCGAAGCAGCACCGCACGGAATCCGCATTGTGGCCACGGCCCCGGGCGGAACGGAAGCGCCGCCCCGGCGTGTTGCGCGCGGTCCCCAACCGGAAGGCGAGGCGGAAAAGGCCTGGTACCAGCAGATTGTGGACCAGACCATCGATTCATCGCTCATGAAGCGATACGGAACCCTCGAAGAACAGGCGGGTCCCATCGCGTTCCTCGCCTCGGATGAGGCTTCCTACATCACCGGCAGTGTCCTCGCTGTTGCCGGTGGCGACCTGGGCTGA